From Streptomyces qinzhouensis, one genomic window encodes:
- the gndA gene encoding NADP-dependent phosphogluconate dehydrogenase: MSGTAQIGVTGLAVMGRNLARNFARNGFTVAVHNRTAAKTRALVEEFGGEGSFVPAESAEEFVAALERPRRLVIMVKAGEATDAVIQEFAPLLEKGDVIIDGGNAHFADTRRRERELRERGIHFVGTGISGGEEGALHGPSIMPGGSAESYASLGPLLERIAAKAPDGAPTVAHIGPDGAGHFVKMVHNGIEYADMQLIAEAYDLLRSVAGYSPARIAETFREWNRGRLGSYLIDITAEVLAHTDAATGRPFVDIVADRAEQKGTGRWTVQIALDLGVPVSGIAEAVFARSVSGHTALREASRGLPGPSPRPLGEEAAARFAARVEQALYASKIVSYTQGFHQIAAGSEEYGWNVDLGSVAAIWRAGCIIRADFLDRIREAYDSRPGLPSLLSDKRFAEEIGAAQDDWREVVATAAREGVPTPGFSASLAYYDALRAERLPAALTQGQRDFFGAHTYRRTDRPGAFHTLWGGDRSEVAAG, encoded by the coding sequence ATGAGCGGTACCGCCCAGATCGGCGTCACCGGGCTCGCGGTGATGGGCCGCAATCTCGCCCGTAACTTCGCCCGCAACGGCTTCACGGTCGCCGTGCACAACCGTACGGCGGCGAAGACCCGGGCGCTGGTCGAGGAGTTCGGCGGCGAGGGCTCCTTCGTCCCGGCGGAGTCCGCCGAGGAGTTCGTCGCCGCGCTCGAACGGCCGCGACGGCTGGTGATCATGGTCAAGGCGGGGGAGGCCACGGACGCGGTGATCCAGGAATTCGCGCCGTTGCTGGAGAAGGGCGATGTCATCATCGACGGCGGCAACGCGCATTTCGCCGATACCCGCCGCAGAGAGCGGGAGCTGCGGGAGCGCGGCATCCACTTCGTGGGCACGGGCATCTCGGGCGGTGAGGAGGGCGCCCTGCACGGGCCGAGCATCATGCCGGGCGGCTCGGCGGAGTCGTACGCCTCCCTCGGTCCGCTGCTGGAGCGGATCGCGGCGAAGGCCCCCGACGGCGCGCCGACCGTGGCGCATATCGGCCCCGACGGCGCCGGACACTTCGTCAAGATGGTTCACAACGGTATCGAGTACGCGGATATGCAGCTCATCGCCGAGGCGTACGACCTGCTCCGGTCGGTCGCGGGCTACTCCCCCGCCCGGATCGCGGAGACCTTCCGGGAATGGAACCGCGGCCGGCTGGGCTCGTATCTGATCGACATCACCGCGGAGGTGCTGGCGCATACGGACGCGGCGACCGGGCGGCCGTTCGTGGACATCGTCGCCGACCGGGCCGAGCAGAAGGGCACCGGCCGCTGGACCGTCCAGATCGCGCTGGACCTCGGAGTGCCGGTCTCCGGTATCGCCGAGGCCGTCTTCGCCCGGTCCGTCTCGGGCCATACGGCGCTGCGCGAGGCCTCCCGGGGACTGCCGGGCCCCTCGCCGCGTCCGCTCGGGGAGGAGGCGGCGGCCCGGTTCGCGGCGCGGGTGGAGCAGGCGCTGTACGCGTCGAAGATCGTCTCGTACACCCAGGGGTTCCATCAGATCGCGGCGGGCAGTGAGGAGTACGGCTGGAACGTCGACCTCGGGTCGGTCGCCGCGATCTGGCGGGCGGGCTGCATCATCCGGGCGGACTTCCTGGACCGGATCCGGGAGGCGTACGACAGCAGGCCCGGTCTGCCGAGCCTGCTGTCGGACAAGCGGTTCGCCGAGGAGATCGGCGCGGCGCAGGACGACTGGCGGGAGGTCGTGGCGACGGCGGCCCGGGAGGGCGTGCCGACGCCGGGTTTCTCGGCGTCCCTGGCGTACTACGACGCTCTGCGGGCGGAGCGGCTCCCGGCGGCCCTCACCCAGGGGCAGCGCGATTTCTTCGGCGCGCACACCTACCGGCGCACCGACCGCCCCGGCGCGTTCCACACGCTGTGGGGCGGGGACCGCTCGGAGGTGGCGGCGGGCTGA
- a CDS encoding DUF4132 domain-containing protein has protein sequence MGWLSAGDGYEVALVEGRVAARATSGRSAGRQLKSLPRALKDHPEVDRLRRFAEWLDRHAAGCVAQVDSWMVSSLPVPTGLLARVWPDEAWQSALRDLAVVGDDPHEVGLLRGATEDGELRLVNLDGETVRLSPRTVTLPHPVLLPDLDDIREFAAELGVVQRVEQIHRATWQRPGDLDPEATEIREFAGGSFRSRFALAARAGSLGYRVSGGYSTARVRDGGRTLEASVWIGEPYWEDSVETGALTWHGHNGRAVPLREVGPVAWSEGMRMAAALYAGRDIEEGKNA, from the coding sequence GTGGGCTGGCTGTCAGCGGGTGACGGGTACGAGGTCGCCCTGGTGGAAGGACGGGTGGCAGCGCGTGCCACCTCGGGAAGGTCGGCGGGGCGGCAGTTGAAGTCCCTGCCGCGCGCGCTCAAGGACCATCCCGAGGTGGACCGGCTACGGCGGTTCGCGGAATGGCTGGATCGGCATGCCGCGGGATGTGTCGCGCAGGTGGACTCCTGGATGGTGTCGTCGCTGCCCGTGCCCACCGGCCTGCTGGCCCGGGTGTGGCCGGACGAGGCCTGGCAGTCGGCCCTGCGTGACCTGGCCGTGGTCGGCGACGACCCCCACGAGGTCGGCCTCCTGCGGGGTGCCACCGAGGACGGCGAACTGCGGTTGGTGAACCTCGACGGCGAGACCGTCCGCCTCTCCCCGCGCACCGTGACCTTGCCGCACCCGGTCCTGCTGCCCGACCTCGACGACATCCGGGAGTTCGCCGCGGAACTGGGCGTAGTCCAGCGCGTCGAGCAGATCCACCGGGCGACCTGGCAGCGGCCCGGCGACCTCGACCCCGAGGCCACCGAGATACGTGAGTTCGCCGGTGGCTCCTTCCGCTCACGCTTCGCCCTCGCCGCGCGCGCCGGCTCCCTGGGCTATCGCGTCTCGGGCGGCTACTCCACGGCCCGGGTGCGCGACGGCGGACGCACCCTGGAGGCCTCCGTATGGATCGGCGAGCCGTACTGGGAGGACTCGGTGGAGACCGGTGCCCTCACGTGGCACGGTCACAACGGCCGTGCGGTGCCGCTGCGCGAGGTGGGCCCGGTGGCCTGGTCGGAGGGGATGCGGATGGCCGCGGCGCTGTACGCCGGGCGTGACATCGAGGAGGGCAAGAACGCATGA
- a CDS encoding (2Fe-2S)-binding protein, with protein MAEVGAIGGFFALRTGAPHGTADGSVSTLAAVYAGDGGPLNRRIDRVAARLGIEERRVAASIAHLGLAARLWSIAIGHAVLHGALPALHPADLRWSPDHSSPDDLLLTDPHTLPASVDTILRTVQEGHLVPLAAALRRTTRISQGLLRGNAGSALAGAVREIDAWAARTGRPEAATGARTLAEGLFAHPGLAGTVHGSRMRRRSCCLYYRAGGGLCGDCVFDTPPRPAGPGQPVRS; from the coding sequence ATGGCCGAGGTGGGCGCCATCGGGGGGTTCTTCGCGCTGCGTACGGGAGCACCGCACGGCACCGCGGACGGTTCCGTGAGCACTCTCGCCGCCGTGTACGCGGGCGACGGCGGCCCGCTGAACCGGCGGATCGACCGTGTCGCGGCGAGGCTCGGCATCGAGGAGCGCCGCGTCGCCGCCTCCATCGCCCACCTCGGTCTCGCGGCGAGGCTGTGGTCCATCGCCATCGGCCACGCCGTCCTGCACGGCGCCCTGCCCGCGCTGCACCCGGCCGACCTGCGATGGAGCCCCGACCACTCGTCCCCCGACGATCTCCTGCTGACCGATCCGCACACCTTGCCCGCCTCCGTCGACACGATCCTGCGGACCGTGCAGGAGGGCCATCTCGTCCCGCTCGCCGCGGCCCTGCGGCGCACCACCCGGATCTCCCAGGGACTGCTGCGGGGCAACGCGGGCTCGGCCCTCGCCGGGGCCGTCCGCGAGATCGACGCCTGGGCCGCCCGCACCGGCCGCCCGGAGGCCGCCACCGGGGCCCGTACCCTCGCCGAAGGCCTCTTCGCCCACCCCGGCCTCGCGGGCACCGTCCACGGCTCCCGGATGCGCCGCCGCAGCTGCTGCCTCTACTACCGGGCGGGCGGCGGGCTCTGCGGGGACTGCGTCTTCGACACACCCCCGCGCCCGGCCGGTCCCGGGCAGCCCGTCAGGTCCTGA
- a CDS encoding DMT family transporter: MSPLLLAVLLSLVSAVAYAAGAIVQERVAATTPARTYAPLQNAVWWCAVALNGIGALLHVIALAYGPLSVVQPLGALTIVFALPMAAVFVRRRAGAAAWRGALVATVGLAGLLMLSGDAGNSASSSLGTGQRGVLAAVTFGTIAMVFLAAQTINRPVLRSVLLATAAGVAFGIGSVFTKTVAMDWDWSAPWAQWSSLIAVAVLATGGLLLSQASYRGAGLAAPLATVTVVNPVVATAVGLTMFGESFRGGVFGTVLALGFGALAATGLVLLTSERLAASRRRAGAGEAESLEGFPTESGTTEESGEADGRAHGGPAADERLGEGAYGSYGPAAGSGPGRHRFRTACHRTRRASHGSPADHHRTRRAAKAAPAAPVEQRAGAPRAPRSERDAAGPEVGHGVDVGSVPRPGSDLEVKMRP; the protein is encoded by the coding sequence ATGAGTCCCCTTCTGCTCGCCGTGCTGCTTTCCCTGGTCTCCGCGGTCGCCTACGCGGCCGGGGCGATCGTTCAGGAGCGCGTCGCGGCGACCACGCCCGCCCGCACGTACGCGCCGCTCCAGAACGCCGTGTGGTGGTGTGCCGTCGCGCTGAACGGGATCGGTGCTCTGCTGCATGTCATAGCCCTGGCCTATGGGCCGCTGAGTGTGGTGCAACCGCTCGGGGCGCTGACGATCGTGTTCGCGCTGCCGATGGCCGCGGTGTTCGTCCGCCGCCGGGCCGGGGCCGCCGCCTGGCGCGGGGCGCTGGTGGCGACGGTGGGGCTGGCGGGTCTGCTGATGCTGAGCGGGGACGCCGGGAACTCCGCTTCCTCGTCGCTGGGTACGGGGCAGCGGGGGGTGCTGGCGGCGGTGACGTTCGGGACGATCGCGATGGTGTTCCTCGCGGCGCAGACGATCAACCGGCCGGTGCTGCGGAGTGTGCTGCTGGCCACCGCGGCGGGTGTGGCGTTCGGTATCGGCTCGGTGTTCACCAAGACCGTGGCGATGGACTGGGACTGGTCGGCTCCGTGGGCCCAGTGGTCGAGCCTGATCGCGGTGGCGGTGCTCGCCACCGGCGGGCTGCTGCTGTCGCAGGCTTCGTACCGGGGCGCGGGTCTGGCGGCGCCACTGGCCACGGTGACCGTGGTCAATCCGGTGGTGGCGACGGCGGTGGGGCTGACGATGTTCGGCGAGAGCTTCCGCGGCGGTGTCTTCGGTACGGTGCTGGCGCTCGGATTCGGAGCGCTGGCGGCGACCGGTCTGGTGCTGCTGACGTCGGAGCGGCTGGCCGCGTCCCGCCGCCGCGCGGGGGCGGGGGAGGCCGAGAGCCTCGAAGGATTCCCCACCGAAAGCGGCACCACCGAGGAGAGCGGCGAGGCGGACGGACGGGCCCACGGTGGTCCGGCGGCCGATGAGCGGCTCGGCGAGGGCGCGTACGGATCGTACGGACCGGCTGCGGGGAGCGGCCCGGGGCGGCACCGGTTTCGCACCGCGTGCCACCGGACCCGCCGTGCCTCGCACGGCTCGCCGGCGGACCACCACCGGACGCGCCGCGCGGCCAAGGCCGCGCCCGCTGCTCCGGTTGAGCAGCGGGCGGGCGCCCCGAGGGCGCCCCGCTCAGAGCGAGACGCCGCCGGACCTGAGGTAGGCCACGGGGTCGATGTCGGTTCCGTACCCCGGCCCGGTTCGGACCTCGAAGTGAAGATGCGGCCCTGA
- the panD gene encoding aspartate 1-decarboxylase, producing the protein MLRTMFKSKIHRAIVTHADLHYVGSVTIDAALMEAADLLPGELVHIVDITNGARLETYVIEGERGSGVIGINGAAAHLVHPGDVVILISYAQVDDAEARTLVPRVVHVGAGNRIVELGTDAGAPVPGSRTERSPGAVG; encoded by the coding sequence ATGCTGCGCACCATGTTCAAATCCAAGATTCACCGAGCCATCGTGACCCATGCCGACCTGCACTACGTCGGTTCCGTCACCATCGACGCGGCCCTGATGGAGGCCGCCGACCTGCTGCCCGGTGAGCTGGTGCACATCGTCGACATCACCAATGGGGCGCGGCTGGAGACCTATGTCATCGAAGGCGAGCGCGGCTCCGGCGTGATCGGGATCAATGGCGCGGCGGCCCATCTGGTGCACCCCGGTGACGTGGTCATCCTCATCAGCTACGCCCAGGTGGACGACGCGGAGGCGCGCACGCTCGTACCCCGCGTGGTGCACGTCGGCGCCGGCAACCGCATCGTGGAACTGGGTACGGACGCCGGGGCGCCGGTACCCGGGAGCCGGACCGAGCGCAGCCCGGGCGCCGTCGGCTGA
- a CDS encoding SDR family NAD(P)-dependent oxidoreductase, with protein MTVTEDSPAVTGPGIDPERLAICLSVLDELDELDVDHPDAITVRRATAGIYRTVKQRRRQERRAAKTAHDKSVTESTATGSAERIDDETEGLLPSSSAQGQLAGILKRPRSCYVCKTRYVEVDAFYHQLCPSCATENRARRDARTDLTGRRALLTGGRAKIGMYIALRLLRDGAHTTITTRFPNDAIRRFKAMPDSDEWIHRLKIVGIDLRDPAQVVALADSVAAEGPLDILINNAAQTVRRSAAAYRELLTAESAPLPAGVLPPAEIIGAFGSGAVDAVAALPRAGGEGLTADDVTGLALVSGSATPARIEAGTAIDAGGLVPDLDPSNSWIQSVSEVGPVELLEVQLCNSTAPFILISKLRSAMAASSARRTYVVNVSAMEGVFNRGYKGAGHPHTNMAKAALNMLTRTSAEEMFHSDRILMTAVDTGWITDERPHPDKMRLAEEGFHAPLDLVDGAARVYDPIVRGEDGEDLYGCFLKDYAPGKW; from the coding sequence ATGACGGTGACAGAGGACAGCCCCGCGGTAACCGGACCCGGGATCGATCCGGAGCGGCTGGCCATCTGCCTGAGCGTGCTCGACGAACTGGACGAACTGGACGTCGACCACCCCGACGCCATCACCGTCCGCCGGGCGACCGCGGGCATCTACCGCACGGTCAAGCAGCGCCGACGCCAGGAGCGCCGGGCCGCCAAGACCGCCCACGACAAGTCCGTCACCGAATCGACCGCCACCGGCTCCGCCGAGCGCATCGACGACGAGACCGAGGGCCTGCTGCCGTCCTCGTCCGCCCAGGGCCAGCTGGCGGGCATACTCAAGCGGCCCAGGTCCTGCTACGTCTGCAAGACCCGCTATGTCGAGGTGGACGCCTTCTACCACCAGCTCTGCCCGTCCTGTGCGACGGAGAACCGGGCCCGCCGCGACGCCCGCACCGATCTGACCGGCAGGCGCGCGCTCCTCACCGGCGGACGCGCCAAGATCGGTATGTACATCGCGCTGCGCCTGCTCCGCGACGGCGCGCACACCACCATCACCACCCGGTTTCCGAACGACGCCATCCGCCGCTTCAAGGCCATGCCCGACAGCGACGAGTGGATCCACCGGCTGAAGATCGTCGGTATCGACCTCCGGGACCCGGCCCAGGTCGTGGCGCTCGCCGACTCGGTGGCCGCCGAGGGGCCGCTGGACATCCTGATCAACAACGCGGCGCAGACCGTCCGCCGCTCAGCCGCGGCCTACCGGGAGCTGCTGACCGCCGAATCCGCCCCGTTGCCCGCGGGTGTCCTGCCGCCCGCCGAGATCATCGGCGCCTTCGGCAGCGGTGCCGTGGACGCGGTCGCCGCCCTGCCGCGGGCCGGCGGCGAGGGTCTGACCGCCGATGACGTCACCGGGCTCGCCCTGGTGTCGGGCTCGGCGACCCCGGCCCGGATCGAAGCCGGTACGGCGATCGACGCGGGTGGCCTCGTTCCCGATCTGGACCCCAGCAACAGCTGGATCCAGAGCGTCTCCGAGGTCGGCCCGGTCGAACTGCTCGAGGTGCAGCTCTGCAACTCCACCGCCCCGTTCATCCTGATCAGCAAGTTGCGCTCGGCGATGGCCGCGTCGTCCGCCCGCCGGACGTACGTCGTCAACGTCTCCGCGATGGAGGGCGTGTTCAACCGCGGCTACAAGGGCGCGGGCCACCCGCACACCAATATGGCGAAGGCCGCGCTCAACATGCTCACCCGCACCAGCGCGGAGGAGATGTTCCACAGCGACCGGATCCTGATGACGGCCGTCGACACCGGCTGGATCACCGACGAACGTCCGCACCCCGACAAGATGCGACTGGCCGAGGAGGGCTTCCACGCCCCGCTCGACCTGGTCGACGGCGCCGCCCGGGTCTACGACCCGATCGTGCGCGGCGAGGACGGCGAGGACCTGTACGGCTGCTTCCTCAAGGACTACGCACCCGGTAAGTGGTAG
- a CDS encoding S41 family peptidase, translated as MTPEISAAPAVEDRRRPASRRGVLIAAGTALALAGSLSTAAAAPAPAAAPRSGAGGLSVEGIWRMDGYGTVVSVHGRDLRFWDTTELSCLPGPTARSTGGTGPGGAVRFDSQEYSLTVTPRAGDRAALRVHGSLGPRSLRRIAALPPLCEQPPPTGPVATFDIFWQTFKENYAFFERRGVDWDEMRARYRPSVHAGTTQEELFGILSAMALPLQDAHVGLEASDLGRSASGQRAGTVSPDDAYDQRIQAFVERRNLGGTALETHAQGAIGYAELPGGIGYLRIGRFGGYTPGSPTIEADAAELDRVLDRIVTRARAHGPGAWRGLVVDVRVNQGGSDDLGLQIAARLTDRGYAAYRKEARNDPRDDSRFTPRYTARVAPAQGVPRYTGPIAVLASGATVSAGETFVKALAERPSPTTLIGEHTQGALSDIMARELPNGWRFGLSNERYTTPRGNSHEGPGVPPHITVPVFTAEEFAADRDSAFDRAITLLTRRR; from the coding sequence GTGACACCAGAGATTTCAGCCGCACCCGCCGTCGAGGACCGCCGGCGTCCCGCTTCCCGGCGCGGAGTCCTCATCGCCGCCGGGACGGCACTCGCCCTCGCGGGCTCCCTGTCCACCGCCGCGGCGGCGCCCGCCCCGGCCGCGGCACCGCGATCCGGAGCCGGGGGGCTCTCGGTGGAGGGCATCTGGCGGATGGACGGATACGGGACCGTCGTCTCCGTCCACGGCCGTGATCTGCGGTTCTGGGACACCACCGAACTGAGCTGTCTGCCCGGACCCACCGCCCGGAGCACGGGCGGGACCGGCCCCGGCGGCGCCGTGCGTTTCGACAGCCAGGAGTACAGCCTCACGGTGACGCCACGGGCCGGCGACCGTGCGGCACTGCGCGTCCACGGCTCTCTGGGCCCCCGCTCCCTGCGCCGGATCGCCGCCCTGCCGCCGCTGTGCGAACAGCCCCCGCCCACCGGTCCGGTGGCGACGTTCGACATCTTCTGGCAGACCTTCAAAGAGAACTACGCCTTCTTCGAGCGCCGGGGCGTCGACTGGGACGAGATGCGGGCCCGGTACCGCCCGAGCGTGCACGCGGGCACCACCCAGGAGGAGCTGTTCGGCATTCTCTCGGCGATGGCCCTGCCCCTCCAGGACGCCCATGTCGGCCTGGAAGCCTCCGACCTGGGCCGCAGCGCCTCCGGGCAACGCGCCGGGACGGTCTCTCCCGACGACGCCTACGACCAGCGGATCCAGGCCTTCGTCGAGCGCCGCAACCTCGGCGGTACCGCGCTGGAGACCCATGCCCAGGGTGCCATCGGCTACGCCGAACTCCCCGGCGGAATCGGCTATCTGCGGATCGGCCGATTCGGCGGGTACACGCCGGGTTCGCCCACGATCGAAGCCGACGCCGCCGAACTCGACCGGGTGCTCGACCGCATCGTCACCCGGGCCCGCGCCCATGGCCCCGGCGCCTGGCGCGGACTCGTCGTGGACGTACGGGTCAATCAGGGGGGCAGCGACGACCTGGGCCTGCAGATCGCCGCCCGCCTCACCGACCGCGGCTATGCGGCCTACCGCAAGGAAGCCAGAAACGACCCCCGCGACGACTCCCGCTTCACCCCCCGCTACACCGCCCGGGTGGCCCCGGCCCAGGGAGTGCCCCGCTACACCGGCCCGATCGCCGTCCTCGCCTCGGGAGCCACCGTCAGCGCGGGCGAGACCTTCGTCAAGGCCCTCGCCGAACGCCCGTCCCCGACCACCCTGATCGGCGAGCACACCCAGGGCGCCCTCTCCGACATCATGGCCCGGGAACTGCCCAACGGCTGGCGTTTCGGCCTCTCCAACGAGCGGTACACCACCCCGCGCGGCAACTCCCACGAAGGCCCGGGCGTACCCCCGCACATCACCGTCCCCGTCTTCACCGCGGAAGAGTTCGCCGCCGACCGCGACTCCGCCTTCGACCGGGCGATCACCCTCCTCACCCGGCGCCGCTGA
- a CDS encoding transglycosylase family protein: protein MAATGRHRRQQPSRINRASLTVTASGAGMALPLIAAGTGQAASVDVWDKVASCESTNNWRINTGNGYYGGLQFSQSTWEAFGGRDYAPRADLASKDQQIAVAERVLDAQGPGAWPSCSQKAGLSRGGDAPDVSPERRGGDQQGATAQGGRAAAESARKAAPPQRTAPKQQPKATPTTVPTQRDGYTVARGDSLSRIADTKNVQGGWPKLYEQNRATVGSDPDLIMPGQRLVIRMTAPAKQAPAKERTAAPRKAPAKASPPRTRQQAPAKPAAEPRAKDTRAERPAAKPDKPTQAHKPQRSQQQTRKQAAPTRTGLSAPVDASVGTAYRKSGSSWSSGYHTGIDFPVSTGTSVKSVANGLVISAGWAGAYGYQVVVRHNDGRYSQYAHLSALTVRSGQQVASGQRIGRSGSTGNSSGPHLHFEVRTGPGYGTDIDPVAYLRSGGVSL from the coding sequence ATGGCCGCAACCGGTCGCCACCGCCGCCAACAGCCGAGCCGAATCAACCGCGCGTCGTTGACGGTCACCGCGAGCGGTGCCGGAATGGCCCTGCCGCTGATCGCCGCCGGCACCGGGCAGGCGGCCTCCGTGGACGTCTGGGACAAGGTCGCCTCCTGCGAGTCGACCAACAACTGGCGGATCAACACCGGCAACGGCTACTACGGCGGACTCCAGTTCAGCCAGTCCACCTGGGAGGCCTTCGGCGGCCGCGATTACGCGCCCCGCGCCGACCTCGCCAGCAAGGACCAGCAGATCGCCGTCGCCGAGCGGGTGCTGGACGCCCAGGGCCCCGGCGCCTGGCCGAGCTGCTCCCAGAAGGCCGGTCTCAGCCGTGGCGGCGACGCGCCCGATGTGTCGCCCGAGCGCCGCGGCGGGGACCAGCAGGGCGCCACCGCGCAGGGCGGACGCGCCGCCGCCGAGTCCGCGCGGAAGGCCGCGCCCCCGCAGCGGACGGCTCCGAAGCAGCAGCCGAAGGCCACCCCGACCACGGTCCCCACCCAGCGCGATGGCTATACGGTGGCCCGCGGTGACTCCCTGTCCCGGATCGCCGACACCAAGAACGTCCAGGGCGGCTGGCCGAAGCTGTACGAGCAGAACCGCGCCACCGTCGGTTCCGACCCGGATCTGATCATGCCCGGTCAGCGCCTCGTCATCCGGATGACCGCCCCCGCCAAGCAGGCGCCCGCGAAGGAGCGGACCGCCGCCCCGCGCAAGGCCCCCGCCAAGGCGAGCCCGCCGCGGACCCGTCAGCAGGCCCCCGCGAAGCCCGCCGCCGAGCCGCGGGCCAAGGACACCCGCGCCGAGCGGCCCGCCGCCAAGCCCGACAAGCCCACCCAGGCCCATAAGCCGCAGCGCTCCCAGCAGCAGACCCGGAAGCAGGCGGCGCCCACCAGGACCGGGCTGAGCGCCCCCGTCGACGCCTCGGTCGGCACGGCCTACCGCAAATCGGGCTCCTCCTGGTCCAGCGGCTACCACACCGGCATCGACTTCCCGGTGTCCACCGGGACCTCCGTCAAGTCGGTCGCCAACGGGCTCGTGATCTCGGCGGGCTGGGCGGGCGCCTACGGCTACCAGGTCGTCGTCCGGCACAACGACGGCCGCTACAGCCAGTACGCCCATCTCTCCGCGCTGACCGTGCGCTCCGGCCAGCAGGTCGCCAGCGGCCAGCGGATCGGCCGCTCCGGCTCCACCGGCAACAGCTCAGGGCCGCATCTTCACTTCGAGGTCCGAACCGGGCCGGGGTACGGAACCGACATCGACCCCGTGGCCTACCTCAGGTCCGGCGGCGTCTCGCTCTGA
- a CDS encoding aspartate/glutamate racemase family protein, translated as MLALLHTSPVHPPVFDALRDRDHPGVELRHLVHEELLERAVAEGPGAVAEEVAEAVGKAVADGARAVLCTCSTIGAAAEASAARYGVPVLRVDRPMAAEAAARGRVVVLAALESTLAPTAALIREEAAGRALNLRSVLVPGAWELFLAGDPDGYLDAVARAADAVGETGAIVLAQASMAPAALRTSTTVPVLSSPRPGLRAAVAACAVR; from the coding sequence ATGCTCGCACTGCTGCACACCTCGCCCGTCCACCCGCCGGTCTTCGACGCCCTGCGCGACCGCGATCACCCGGGCGTCGAGCTGCGGCACCTCGTGCACGAGGAGCTGCTGGAGCGTGCCGTCGCCGAAGGGCCCGGCGCGGTGGCCGAGGAGGTGGCCGAGGCGGTGGGGAAGGCCGTCGCGGACGGCGCCCGGGCGGTGCTCTGCACCTGCTCCACCATCGGCGCCGCGGCCGAGGCGAGCGCGGCCCGGTACGGGGTACCCGTTCTGAGGGTGGACCGCCCCATGGCCGCCGAGGCCGCCGCCCGCGGACGGGTGGTGGTGCTCGCCGCCCTGGAGAGCACCCTGGCGCCCACGGCGGCGCTGATCCGGGAGGAGGCCGCGGGCCGGGCCCTGAACCTGCGGAGCGTGCTGGTTCCCGGGGCCTGGGAACTGTTCCTGGCCGGTGACCCGGACGGCTACCTCGACGCCGTCGCCCGGGCGGCGGACGCCGTGGGGGAGACCGGGGCGATCGTCCTCGCCCAGGCGTCCATGGCCCCGGCGGCGCTGCGGACGTCCACCACCGTGCCGGTGCTCTCCAGCCCCCGCCCGGGGCTGCGCGCCGCGGTGGCGGCCTGCGCCGTGCGGTGA
- a CDS encoding GNAT family N-acetyltransferase: protein MSTEPEHEPSEYDLRDDRERGLLEAYPPAGAPVAGRIAYFVLDGPAGPAALVAVHTVVEPEHGGRGLAGALVREFYAIAEREGVAVVPLCPYAARWAERHPGEAPPAPAPLTAAAEAELRTNPDRW, encoded by the coding sequence ATGAGTACGGAGCCGGAGCACGAGCCGTCGGAGTACGACCTCCGCGACGACCGCGAGCGGGGGCTTCTGGAGGCGTACCCGCCGGCGGGCGCACCCGTCGCGGGCCGGATCGCGTACTTCGTCCTCGACGGCCCGGCCGGACCCGCCGCCCTGGTCGCCGTGCACACGGTGGTCGAGCCGGAGCACGGCGGACGGGGGCTTGCCGGGGCGCTGGTCCGGGAGTTCTACGCGATCGCGGAGCGCGAGGGCGTGGCCGTCGTACCGCTCTGCCCGTACGCCGCCCGATGGGCCGAACGGCATCCGGGGGAGGCGCCCCCGGCCCCCGCCCCGCTGACGGCCGCCGCCGAGGCCGAACTCAGGACGAACCCCGACCGCTGGTGA